A genomic segment from Sphingopyxis sp. DBS4 encodes:
- a CDS encoding helix-turn-helix domain-containing protein: MDASKSFSLNLRKLRLAMRITQEALAHDAGTSSSYLSAIENGRSSPTLKAMERLAKALGVNAVYLLSGRISISIVSDDELEIGAILARPAVTLRRHPHKPTGRPSKTK, from the coding sequence ATGGATGCGTCGAAGTCCTTCAGTTTGAATCTCAGGAAATTGCGGCTTGCGATGCGCATCACGCAAGAAGCGCTCGCCCATGATGCGGGCACGAGCAGCTCTTATCTGAGTGCGATCGAAAATGGCCGGTCGAGCCCGACGCTGAAAGCAATGGAGCGGCTCGCGAAGGCACTCGGCGTCAATGCCGTCTATCTCTTGTCCGGCCGGATATCGATCTCGATCGTTTCGGACGACGAACTGGAAATCGGCGCGATACTGGCGCGCCCGGCGGTGACGCTCCGGCGCCATCCGCACAAGCCGACGGGGCGGCCGAGCAAGACCAAGTAA
- a CDS encoding LuxR family transcriptional regulator, giving the protein MPFRDLDAYIKQARRANSDRELFSCSEAAARQLGLPWLAIVQSMAFFQPGGRYFRMDNFQSWGDVFVAEGYYRDDPALLAARSTSRAFGWHEMERLLGGFTRRQARIVREAARHGLRNGLTVPIGVAGEPPGCCTFATRDGQLPPSHICRIATLMASEAFTEARRLHGFPARRLELPHLSPKRLECFRLAAMGKSDVEIGIMMHIAPTTVRTYMRDLREHFGIYSRAQLPAIALACGIVCIEEIVPRF; this is encoded by the coding sequence GTGCCGTTTCGCGACCTCGATGCCTATATTAAGCAGGCCAGGCGCGCGAACAGTGATCGCGAGCTGTTCAGTTGCAGCGAGGCCGCCGCACGCCAGCTCGGCCTCCCATGGCTCGCGATCGTCCAGAGCATGGCCTTCTTTCAGCCCGGTGGGCGATATTTCCGCATGGACAATTTCCAGAGCTGGGGCGACGTTTTCGTCGCCGAAGGCTATTACCGCGACGATCCCGCCTTGCTCGCGGCGCGCTCGACAAGCCGGGCGTTCGGCTGGCACGAAATGGAGCGACTGCTGGGCGGCTTCACGCGGCGGCAGGCGCGCATCGTGCGCGAAGCCGCGCGTCATGGCCTGCGCAACGGCCTCACCGTTCCGATTGGCGTCGCCGGCGAGCCGCCCGGATGCTGTACGTTCGCAACGCGCGACGGGCAATTGCCGCCATCGCATATCTGCCGGATCGCGACGCTGATGGCGAGCGAGGCTTTTACCGAGGCGCGGCGCTTGCACGGCTTTCCGGCGCGCCGCCTGGAATTGCCCCATCTCAGCCCAAAGCGGCTCGAATGCTTTCGCTTGGCGGCGATGGGCAAGAGCGACGTCGAGATCGGGATCATGATGCACATCGCGCCAACGACCGTGCGCACCTACATGCGCGACCTGCGCGAGCATTTCGGCATCTATTCCCGCGCGCAGCTCCCGGCGATCGCGCTCGCCTGCGGGATCGTCTGCATCGAGGAGATCGTCCCGCGCTTCTGA
- a CDS encoding acyl-homoserine-lactone synthase, with product MIHIVQGCSLTDARAASMFEDRKTLFVDLLGWDVPVVGGRYEIDSYDGDKAVYLIATDDGCIHQGSMRLLSTEGAHLLADRFASLCECDAPRGEQVREITRLCLPQRLGAPGRLRVRNRLISAMVDHALGSGITMLTGVVTAAFREEVLAMGWRAAPLGPARRIDGAFLGAFRIEICAGTPALLASNGIYVPGAITPDAAARAA from the coding sequence ATGATCCATATTGTCCAAGGGTGCTCGCTTACCGATGCGCGCGCCGCCTCGATGTTCGAGGACCGCAAGACCCTGTTCGTCGATCTGCTGGGCTGGGATGTTCCGGTCGTCGGCGGCCGCTATGAAATCGACAGCTATGACGGCGACAAGGCGGTCTATCTGATCGCCACCGACGATGGCTGCATTCACCAGGGGTCGATGCGGCTGCTATCGACAGAGGGCGCGCATCTGCTCGCCGATCGTTTCGCGTCGCTCTGCGAGTGCGATGCGCCCCGGGGGGAGCAGGTTCGCGAGATTACGCGACTTTGCCTGCCGCAACGATTGGGCGCCCCCGGACGCCTGCGTGTCCGCAACCGGCTCATCTCGGCGATGGTCGATCATGCGCTCGGCAGCGGAATCACCATGCTAACCGGCGTCGTGACCGCTGCTTTTCGCGAGGAGGTTTTGGCGATGGGCTGGCGCGCAGCGCCGCTCGGCCCCGCGCGCCGCATCGATGGCGCGTTCCTTGGAGCGTTCCGCATCGAGATCTGCGCCGGTACGCCTGCGCTGCTGGCGTCGAACGGCATCTATGTGCCGGGTGCGATCACTCCCGATGCGGCGGCAAGAGCCGCGTGA